CAGTGGGCTTTGTCGGAGGCCCAATATGGAAAGTTGATTGATGAGTGGGATGCGTTGACTCCGGAAGATAAGGAGAAACTCCGGAACAATCTGGCCTCTATTCAGTTGGGAGAGCTTTACCATGAAATTCACCGCAACTGGGCTGGCGTGTGTCTCAAGCAAAAGCGAACCACGGAGGCCCGCAGGGTGCTGGGAAAAATAGGGGAAGTTCCGGCAGAAGAGCCGGAGAGGCGCGCCTCGCGCCGCCGCCGCAGATAGTCGCCCCTGCTCTCAGCCAGGCTTTCCTTTTTTGGAAAAGGCAAAGTTCTCAATTGGCATACCGGAGGGACGCAAAGTTTCCTGGAGGCTCCGGTTGGGGGCTTGAATGCCTGCGGGCGGTTGCGTGATTGCTGAAGGGGCTTTTTACGCGAAATGCCGCTTTAATCCTCCCATGGCATCATCAAAGAACTTTGGGCAGGTTCCGTTTCCCTGTATTGACGGGTATTCCGCATTCTAAAGGGGAATACGGATTCCACACCTGTCAACAAATTATATGCCTCTTTTTGCAAATGTAACGTTTCCGGTATGATTCATACCCTCAGCCAGAACTGAAAAACAGCTTCCGCAGAATCTTTAGTTGCGGACTTTGGCTTTCTGCCTCACATGGCTGAGAGCCCTTTTCCCATGAACCATTTTTTCACGGCGGTCAGCTGCGGACTGACGGCGAGAGCGCACAGTATATTTTGCGAAAATTTGGCTAACCGTAAGGTTGCCCTGTTCGAAAAGTTTGAAAATATTATCTCTCACCCTCATGGCTTCCTGAAGCGCCGCATCAGCGCCCCCGTATTGAGAATCGGAGAAATAACGGGTGAATAAACGCTTGTTCTTACAGATCGCCAACCGGTAGCCTTGAAAGGCCGTTGTTTCGTAAGTGTAACGGGTGATGTTTTTACAAGGCATATAAACAGGAGTTGTGGGACCGGGTAATAGAAGCAGTGGTAAGCTTCTATTAGGATAGGTTCCATTTCCTGCAAAATCTAGAAAAAACACAATTTGTTAGATTGAGTGCAAAAAATGCACCTCTAGATGTTTGTAGACAGTTTATTGCGGTGTGTCATCCCTGACATAAAAACAACCGTCGGAAACGCGGATTTTCAATTTTTCTCCTGCCTTCACCTGGTTTGTTTGCCGGATAAGCTGCTTATCCTGGTTTTCCACCAGGGCATATCCGCGGCGAAGGGTCTGTTCCGGGCTGTGAGCTTCAAGACGCGTCTGAATCAGAGTAAGTTGTGAAGATAAATCCGCCATGCGGGCGGCGACTGCATGAGATAAGCCGGCCTGAAGGGAAGCCAGAAGCTGCGTGCGCTCCCGATTCCTGTGGGCCGGGTGGCGCATTTGTAGATGGTGTTCCAATTTATTGATATTCAGTGTACTCTGAAAAATTCGCGTGGCTGCGGCATTTTGCAGGGTTTCTTGCATATCGTCCAGGCGCTGGGAATAAGGGGAGAGCAGGGAATACGCATCCAACAGTTTCCCCCGCAGGTAAACATCCAGTTTCAGCTTGGAACGCAATAGGGAATGCTGTGCGGAGGCCTGAAGAGCCTGTTCCATTCTGGACAGTTTGCGGAGCCATTCAGGTCCGTCCGGCGTGGCCAGCTCCGCAGCTGCGGTGGGGGTGGGCGCGCGCAGGTCCGCTGCGAAATCCGCAATGGTGAAGTCCGTGTCATGACCCACTGCGGAAATCACGGGAACGGTGCATTCGTAAATGGCTCGCGCCACCGTTTCTTCATTGAAATTCCACAAATCCTCAATGGAGCCGCCGCCGCGGCCTACAATGAGCACATCCACGGGGGAAGGCCGTTGGAGGGAGCTCCGGACCAGGCGCGCACGGCAGCCGCTATTTCGTGCTCCGCTCCCGTCCCCTGCACGCGTACGGGCAGCAGATAAGCCTTCACCCACGGAGCACGGCGTTCCAATACGTGCCGTATGTCCTGGATGACGGCGCCAGTAGGGGAGGTGACGATGCCGATGGCGCGGGGGAACGTGGGAATCTTCTTTTTATGTTCCGCGTCAAACAGCCCCTCGCGCTGGAGCTTTGCTTTCAACTCCAGAAAGCGAGCCTGCAAATCTCCCTGTCCCGCGGCTTTTACCTGCCTGATGACCAGCTGGAGCTGTCCCCGGTCCGGGTACACGGTGGCGCTGCCCAGGACATGGACTTTCATCCCTTCCTGGAGCCGTATGGGACATTTGGATGCCGCTGCCTTGAAAAAGGCGCAGAAAATTTCCGCTCCCTGCTCCTTCAGGGTGAAATAAACGTGGCCGCTGGTGTGATGCCTGACGTTGCTCAGTTCTCCCACCACCCACTGGGTACCCACGGCGATGCTGACTGTGTCCCTCAGGCGGTAAACGAGCTGTTTGACCGTGATGGGGTTGGGCACGGCGGGCGTTTCCTCCGGGAATTCCATAAATTATGGTTCAAAGGGAATGTTCAGAGCTTCATACGCCAGCATCCTGCATTGCTTGATATCCAGTTTGCCGGATGGGAGCATCGGAATGCGCTCTACGGGAATAATTTCCTTGGGGCACCAGAGGGCCGGCAGTCCCTGGTCAATCAGGCCATGCCTGATGAGGGTCCGAGCCTGGTGTACGTAATCCGTCACCAGGGTGGTGAGCAGGGCTACGGCTTCCCCTTTTACGGGATCCGGAATGGTGACGACGGCTATCCGTCGTTCTTCGTCCGCCGGATCCAGATTCCAAATGTTCATAATGGCGGCTTCCAGGGCTTCATGAGGCACCATTTCCCCGCCTATTTTGGAGAAGCGGGAAATGCGTCCTTCAATCTTCAGGAAGCCGAATTCGTCTGCGGAACCTATGTCTCCGGTTTTTAGCCAGCCGTCCACGAAAATGTCCCGGTCGATTTCCGGGCCGCCCAGATAGCCGGGAAAGATATTCGGCCCTTTCAGCCAGATCATGCCGGGAGTAGTGATGGGGACCACGCGTCCCGTGTGGGGGCTGGTGATGCGTATGGCGAGTCCGGGAAGGAGGGCTCCTACGGAACTCTTCTTCATGCCGGGAATGAAGTCTCCGGCGGCATTGGATGGCGCCGGATCAATGAAGTTGACGGAACAGACGGGAGATGCTTCCGTCAGGCCGTAGCCCTCGCAGGGAATGACGCCGAATTTTTCCCGGAAAGCAGTAGCAAGGTCTTCCGGCAATTTTTCCGCGCCAACGATTAGATAGCGGACGGTTTGAAAGGTGTCCGTTTCGCAACGTTTCATAAAACCGCGCAGGAAAGTGGGCGTAGTGACTACTAGACTGATTCCGTACTGCTTGATAAGGGCTCCCAGCCGTTTAGCCTCAAGAGGGGACGGGTAGGTGACCATGTCATACCCGCCGATCATCGGATACCAGAGTCCGATGGTGATGCCGAAGCAGTGGAATACAGGCAGGCTTCCCAGAAACCTGCTTTGCGGTTCCAGCGTAATGCGGGAAGAACATTGAGAGATGTTGGAAAGAAGATTGTGATGGGTCAGAGGCACGCCTTTAGGCTCTCCGGAAGAGCCGGAAGTGAACATCAGCACGGCTTCGTCTGCTCCTGTAGGAGCATCCAGCCCCAGCTTCTTAATAATGAAACCCGCTGTCAGGAATTTGATGGCGAGGCCCCAGCGTTTGGCGGAACCTTTAAGCAGGGGAAGTTCCCGCTCCATGAGGATCAGATCCCGCTGGGGGGGCCACGGGAAATTCTGGAGCTTTCGCATGAAGGTATCCGCAGTGATGAACCAGTCCACGCCGGACTGCTTTACAGAGCTGGCGAAGGCTCCTTCCGAGGCGGAATAATTGAAATTCACCGGCGTTTTCCCGGCGAACAGGCAGCCCAGATTGGCTATGGCCGCTCCCTTGCCCGGCGGAAGAATGATGCCGACCCGGCGGTTCGAGGTAATTTTTTTCAACCGCTTGGCAAAGGCTACGGAAATGGCCAGCAGCTGGCCGTAAGTCAGCGTCGTGTCGTCAATGCCGTCGATGACCCGGCAGTCGGAATGAAGTTTGAGGCTGCGGAAAAGGAGGGCGGACAGGGAACCGTGGAGCTGGGGCAGCGTGGCGTATGCCTGGGCGGAGCATTCCAGCCACGCGGAAGTAAGGCGCGCCGCCATCTCGGCCCCAGGAGCCAGTTTGGGGAGAATATGTATCTGGATATCCGCCTGGGCGTCCGTATCGGCCTCCGCGTCCAGCACGGAGTTCGTATAAAAGCCGGTATAGACCGGTACGGGGGAAATGTGCAGGGCTTCCAGAGCCTTGATGACCCGCGCCGGAATTTGGCTGATGGAGCCTTTCACATGGGAGACGGGGCCGGGCAGGAATACTACTCTTTTGCCTGCGTTAAGGCGTTCCATGATGGCGGAACGCAGCGCAATAGGGTCGCTGCCCCCGGCCTGGAACAGGATGCCGTCCGCTTTAGTGGATTCCAGATGGGAGGCGGTGGCTGTATCCGGAGGGAGGCCTTCTTCCACCAGGTAGGTCATGCGGTCCCTGCCCAGTTCTTTTTCGAACATCAGCAGGGTTTTATAAGATACTTTGTTGAAAATCAACAGATCACCTGATTCGGATAAATTGGAGGAACCAAAAATGGCCATGGGAAAAAGATAAAAACTTGCTTGAGGCATTTTAGCAAGTTGCAGGGCCGGGAGCAAGGAGGAAAGATATGACCCCGGTTGCTTTTCCTTTAGTCATGCCTGTTATTGAAAACCTTTCCCTGCTTGGTGCGCTTTTATGAAAAAATGTTGTTTTTCGTGGCATGGTCTGGATTCTGCGTTTTTCTCCTGCGGAGGCGTTTCCGTGAATCAGTTTGTTCCGATATTTCACTTGCTGATTGATGGAGCTGGCAGGCAGCAACATCTTCGGACGAGAAGCGCTGGGGGAAATCCGGGTCAACGCGGCGCAGGACCTGGGAGACCGGAGGGGAGAAACAAACGTCTCCCTGCTGGGCAACCCCGGCTTCACGCAAAGCGTGAGAGGGGCGAAAGCGGGAACGACGGCGCTGCAGCTCGGAGCGGGGCTGAGCGTGCCGGTGGGGACGAAAGGAACCGTCTTCGTCAACGGCAATGCGGACATCCGTGACGGGGCCGGCTCTGCTGTTCGGAGATCAGTTTTTATAATATATTGGAATAATTTATGTTAAAATTGTTTTTTGCGTCAAAATCGCTTGGATTCATAAAG
This region of Akkermansia muciniphila genomic DNA includes:
- a CDS encoding exodeoxyribonuclease VII large subunit, which produces MDVLIVGRGGGSIEDLWNFNEETVARAIYECTVPVISAVGHDTDFTIADFAADLRAPTPTAAAELATPDGPEWLRKLSRMEQALQASAQHSLLRSKLKLDVYLRGKLLDAYSLLSPYSQRLDDMQETLQNAAATRIFQSTLNINKLEHHLQMRHPAHRNRERTQLLASLQAGLSHAVAARMADLSSQLTLIQTRLEAHSPEQTLRRGYALVENQDKQLIRQTNQVKAGEKLKIRVSDGCFYVRDDTPQ
- the xseA gene encoding exodeoxyribonuclease VII large subunit; amino-acid sequence: MEFPEETPAVPNPITVKQLVYRLRDTVSIAVGTQWVVGELSNVRHHTSGHVYFTLKEQGAEIFCAFFKAAASKCPIRLQEGMKVHVLGSATVYPDRGQLQLVIRQVKAAGQGDLQARFLELKAKLQREGLFDAEHKKKIPTFPRAIGIVTSPTGAVIQDIRHVLERRAPWVKAYLLPVRVQGTGAEHEIAAAVRAWSGAPSNGLPPWMCSL
- a CDS encoding AMP-binding protein — translated: MAIFGSSNLSESGDLLIFNKVSYKTLLMFEKELGRDRMTYLVEEGLPPDTATASHLESTKADGILFQAGGSDPIALRSAIMERLNAGKRVVFLPGPVSHVKGSISQIPARVIKALEALHISPVPVYTGFYTNSVLDAEADTDAQADIQIHILPKLAPGAEMAARLTSAWLECSAQAYATLPQLHGSLSALLFRSLKLHSDCRVIDGIDDTTLTYGQLLAISVAFAKRLKKITSNRRVGIILPPGKGAAIANLGCLFAGKTPVNFNYSASEGAFASSVKQSGVDWFITADTFMRKLQNFPWPPQRDLILMERELPLLKGSAKRWGLAIKFLTAGFIIKKLGLDAPTGADEAVLMFTSGSSGEPKGVPLTHHNLLSNISQCSSRITLEPQSRFLGSLPVFHCFGITIGLWYPMIGGYDMVTYPSPLEAKRLGALIKQYGISLVVTTPTFLRGFMKRCETDTFQTVRYLIVGAEKLPEDLATAFREKFGVIPCEGYGLTEASPVCSVNFIDPAPSNAAGDFIPGMKKSSVGALLPGLAIRITSPHTGRVVPITTPGMIWLKGPNIFPGYLGGPEIDRDIFVDGWLKTGDIGSADEFGFLKIEGRISRFSKIGGEMVPHEALEAAIMNIWNLDPADEERRIAVVTIPDPVKGEAVALLTTLVTDYVHQARTLIRHGLIDQGLPALWCPKEIIPVERIPMLPSGKLDIKQCRMLAYEALNIPFEP
- a CDS encoding autotransporter domain-containing protein codes for the protein MELAGSNIFGREALGEIRVNAAQDLGDRRGETNVSLLGNPGFTQSVRGAKAGTTALQLGAGLSVPVGTKGTVFVNGNADIRDGAGSAVRRSVFIIYWNNLC